The following are encoded in a window of Mycobacterium sp. ELW1 genomic DNA:
- a CDS encoding long-chain fatty acid--CoA ligase → MSISLLLEMAVSADPERIALVDGTNRITTAELSDLADGGAGVIASSGAEHVAYVGTGGLMQPLLIFAAARAGLPYTPINYRLSAEGVQELIGRLPNPLVIVDERYRDAVGDVATHVMDSAEFVAAARVVEPTAEFADAEDIAIVLFTSGTTSKPKAVELSHGNLTSYITGTVEFDSAQAADAALICVPPYHIAGVNAAMSNLYAGRKMVYLNSFDAGDWVRLVAQEGVTTATVVPTMLDRIVMELEQRPTQLPTLRNLAYGGSKVALPLVRKALELLPDVGFVNAYGLTETSSTIAVLTPDDHRHSHGNPDELVAKRLASVGQPVPGIEVQIRDEDGTVLGPGQPGELYVRGEQVSGKYTGVGSVLDDEGWFPTRDIATLDDAGYLFITGRSDDTIIRGGENIAPAELEDVLVEHPHVREVAVVGVEDAQWGQAIVAVVVPAPGIEADPDELREHVRKALRGSRTPDRVVFRDELPVNATGKVLRREIVESLRVAGIEK, encoded by the coding sequence TTGAGCATTTCGTTGTTGTTGGAGATGGCGGTGTCAGCCGACCCAGAGCGGATCGCCCTGGTCGACGGGACCAATCGGATCACTACCGCCGAGCTGAGTGATCTGGCCGATGGCGGAGCAGGCGTGATCGCGTCTTCCGGCGCCGAGCACGTCGCGTACGTAGGCACCGGGGGCCTGATGCAGCCGCTGCTGATTTTCGCGGCCGCCCGGGCCGGGCTGCCGTACACGCCGATCAATTACCGGCTCAGTGCCGAGGGCGTCCAAGAGCTGATCGGCCGGTTGCCCAATCCGCTGGTGATCGTCGATGAGCGCTATCGCGATGCAGTCGGGGACGTGGCTACCCACGTCATGGACTCCGCGGAGTTTGTGGCCGCAGCGCGTGTGGTCGAGCCCACAGCGGAGTTCGCGGATGCGGAAGACATTGCGATCGTGCTGTTCACATCAGGTACCACGTCGAAGCCGAAAGCCGTTGAGTTGTCCCACGGTAACCTGACGAGTTACATCACCGGCACTGTCGAATTCGACTCGGCGCAAGCCGCGGATGCCGCGCTGATCTGCGTGCCGCCGTATCACATCGCCGGAGTCAACGCTGCGATGTCGAACCTGTATGCGGGTCGGAAGATGGTGTACCTCAACAGTTTCGACGCCGGCGATTGGGTGCGTCTGGTCGCCCAAGAGGGAGTGACGACGGCGACCGTTGTACCCACTATGCTGGATAGGATCGTCATGGAGCTCGAGCAGCGGCCGACCCAGCTCCCGACGTTGCGCAACTTGGCATACGGCGGATCGAAGGTGGCACTTCCGCTGGTGCGCAAGGCACTCGAGTTGTTGCCAGACGTCGGATTCGTCAACGCGTACGGACTGACCGAGACCAGTTCGACGATTGCCGTATTGACACCCGACGATCACCGCCACTCGCACGGGAACCCCGACGAACTGGTCGCGAAGCGGCTCGCTTCGGTTGGTCAGCCGGTGCCCGGCATCGAGGTGCAGATCCGTGACGAGGATGGCACTGTGCTGGGCCCGGGACAGCCCGGCGAGCTATACGTGCGGGGCGAGCAGGTGTCGGGCAAGTACACCGGAGTCGGCTCCGTGCTGGACGACGAGGGCTGGTTTCCGACCAGGGACATCGCGACGCTCGACGATGCGGGCTATCTCTTCATCACCGGCCGATCCGACGACACCATCATCCGTGGCGGTGAGAACATCGCACCTGCCGAGTTGGAGGACGTCCTCGTCGAGCATCCCCACGTGCGCGAAGTCGCAGTGGTCGGTGTCGAGGATGCCCAGTGGGGCCAGGCCATCGTCGCAGTGGTCGTGCCGGCGCCGGGGATCGAGGCGGACCCCGACGAACTGCGCGAACACGTCCGCAAGGCCCTACGAGGGTCCCGGACTCCCGACCGCGTGGTGTTCCGCGACGAGCTGCCCGTCAACGCCACCGGTAAGGTGCTACGCCGCGAGATCGTTGAAAGCCTTCGCGTCGCTGGTATCGAAAAGTAA
- a CDS encoding thiolase family protein: MSSTPEIAIIGVGLHPFGRYEDRSALEMGAVAISRALRDAGVQWSDVGSVYAGSLEVANPEAVTGLAGMTGVPARATLSGCATGNSLLTLAARDVQLGEADIAVGVGLDKHPRGAFGADPSVSGLPQWYGDQGMFLTTHYFGTKIMRYMHDHGISEEALARVAAKNMEHGALAPHAWRRKPMSIDAILGSPLVNAPLRQYMYCNPNEGAAAVVVCRADKAKQYTDNPIYLRATALRSRREGAYELLRTSIELPIVPGTTSEAAHAAYEIAGIGPDDVDVAQLQDTDAGSEIIHMAETGLCKDGEQETLLADGATKIGGRLPINTDGGLIANGEPVGASGLRQIYELVHQLRGTAGDRQVPGDPRVALAQLYGAPGTAAVAILSR, translated from the coding sequence ATGAGCAGCACGCCCGAGATCGCCATCATCGGCGTGGGCTTGCACCCGTTCGGGCGGTACGAGGACCGCTCCGCGCTGGAAATGGGCGCGGTGGCCATCAGCAGAGCCTTGCGCGACGCCGGCGTGCAATGGTCTGACGTGGGCAGCGTGTACGCGGGCAGCCTCGAGGTCGCCAACCCGGAGGCGGTGACCGGACTTGCCGGGATGACCGGAGTGCCGGCCAGGGCGACGTTGAGCGGTTGCGCGACCGGCAACTCCCTGTTGACCCTCGCAGCGCGTGACGTCCAACTCGGCGAGGCCGACATCGCCGTCGGCGTCGGACTGGACAAGCACCCGCGCGGCGCGTTCGGCGCCGACCCTTCGGTGTCGGGGTTACCCCAGTGGTACGGCGATCAGGGCATGTTTTTGACGACCCATTACTTCGGCACCAAGATCATGCGATACATGCACGACCACGGCATCAGCGAAGAGGCTTTGGCCCGGGTCGCGGCCAAGAATATGGAACATGGCGCCCTGGCACCGCATGCATGGCGCCGCAAGCCCATGAGTATTGACGCCATTTTGGGCTCACCCCTCGTAAATGCGCCACTGCGCCAATACATGTACTGCAATCCCAACGAAGGTGCCGCCGCCGTGGTGGTCTGCCGGGCCGATAAGGCCAAGCAGTACACCGACAACCCGATCTACCTGCGGGCAACGGCGCTGCGGAGTCGTCGTGAGGGCGCCTACGAGTTGTTGCGCACGTCGATCGAGCTGCCGATCGTCCCCGGGACAACATCGGAGGCTGCCCACGCTGCCTATGAGATTGCCGGAATCGGCCCCGATGACGTCGACGTGGCGCAACTGCAGGACACCGACGCGGGCTCGGAAATCATCCACATGGCCGAGACGGGCCTGTGCAAGGACGGCGAACAAGAGACCCTGCTCGCAGACGGCGCCACGAAGATCGGCGGCCGGCTGCCGATCAACACCGACGGCGGCCTGATTGCCAACGGGGAACCCGTCGGCGCCTCCGGCCTGCGCCAGATCTACGAGCTGGTACATCAATTGCGCGGCACCGCCGGTGACCGTCAGGTGCCAGGAGATCCGCGGGTCGCACTCGCCCAGTTGTACGGAGCGCCCGGAACCGCCGCCGTAGCCATCCTGTCCAGGTAA
- a CDS encoding cytochrome P450: MTETQEVQRRAEVNLDHHAPEFREDPYGTFRQMRESGCPVAHSDHYEGFWALVDYASVFEAARDDALFNSFPSVGVPASEMPLPILPIESDPPETQELREVTLKRFSPGSAERFREAATEMTNEAIDAFIERGECDLVGELTTPLPARLILRLLKFDESRHMDWVHWVHSTVHDRAHDPEKAGIAGMEMFSEIVKHMEQRRAEGLGDDLFSDILRGTLNGQPLDDGQITMYTVLMMLGGMDTTSGFTANVLRRLCEDRKLRQQFIDDPSLVKKGTDELLRLYTPTLGLARTVSRDAQFHGQLLCQGDRAILMWAAANRDPAMFENPDTLDLSRANAKKQMAFGVGMHRCLGSHYAKMMFDVLITQILKRLPDFDLAEEPKLFEDAGEVYAVRELRVTFTPGARLG, from the coding sequence ATGACAGAGACCCAGGAAGTTCAGCGTCGCGCCGAAGTGAATCTGGACCATCACGCGCCTGAATTCCGCGAGGACCCCTACGGCACATTCCGTCAGATGCGCGAATCGGGCTGTCCGGTCGCTCATTCCGATCACTATGAGGGATTCTGGGCGCTCGTCGACTACGCGTCGGTGTTCGAAGCCGCCCGCGACGACGCACTCTTCAACTCGTTTCCGTCGGTCGGGGTGCCTGCCAGCGAGATGCCGCTGCCGATCCTGCCGATCGAGTCCGACCCACCGGAGACCCAGGAACTGCGCGAGGTCACACTGAAGCGATTTTCGCCGGGTTCGGCAGAACGGTTCCGGGAGGCCGCGACCGAGATGACCAATGAAGCAATCGACGCGTTCATCGAGCGCGGCGAGTGCGACCTGGTCGGTGAACTCACCACTCCGCTGCCGGCTCGACTGATCCTGCGGCTGTTGAAGTTCGACGAGTCGCGCCACATGGATTGGGTCCACTGGGTACACAGCACCGTGCACGATCGAGCGCACGATCCGGAGAAGGCCGGCATCGCGGGCATGGAGATGTTCAGCGAGATCGTCAAGCATATGGAACAGCGCCGCGCCGAGGGCCTGGGTGACGACCTGTTCAGCGATATCCTGCGCGGCACCCTCAATGGCCAGCCGCTCGACGACGGCCAGATCACCATGTACACGGTGTTGATGATGCTCGGCGGGATGGATACCACCAGCGGATTCACGGCCAACGTGCTGCGGCGCCTGTGCGAGGATCGCAAACTGCGCCAACAGTTCATCGATGACCCCAGCCTGGTGAAGAAGGGCACCGACGAGTTGCTCCGGCTGTACACACCGACCCTGGGGTTGGCACGCACAGTGTCGCGGGACGCCCAGTTCCACGGGCAGCTACTCTGCCAAGGCGATCGGGCGATTCTCATGTGGGCCGCGGCCAACCGCGATCCGGCGATGTTCGAAAACCCCGACACACTCGACCTCTCCCGCGCCAATGCCAAGAAGCAAATGGCTTTCGGGGTCGGTATGCACCGATGCCTGGGTTCCCACTACGCCAAAATGATGTTCGATGTGCTGATCACGCAGATCCTCAAGCGGTTACCCGACTTCGACCTGGCAGAAGAGCCGAAGCTGTTCGAAGACGCCGGCGAGGTCTACGCCGTACGCGAATTGCGGGTCACGTTCACCCCGGGCGCTCGCCTCGGGTGA
- a CDS encoding class I adenylate-forming enzyme family protein: protein MTAGTIAGLLDDRAADHPHRPLLRDAAGTTLTVSEVAELSSAATTWLADAGVQPGMTVAWQLPSHVNAAIVMLALARMPVVQAPVIHLYRVREVCAAVEVAGADVLLVDESTAANTVSGVPTITVPDDFGAALRMSSPAVPPDADLAVAAEPRWIYFTSGTTGRPKGVRHTDATLLSASRGYVAHLGLGSHPREVGTIAFPIAHVGGMVYLAAALIGDFPVLLVPKVDSDDLPRLLAKHEVTVTGASTAFYQMLVSAQIASPTDELLMPSLRMLIGGGAACPPEVHRKVRQHLQIPVVHAYGMTEAPMICVSEATDTEEQLANSAGRPIPGSQVRVAGTGEIELRGGNLSPGYTDPDQWARALTADGWFRSGDRGYLRPDGRIVVTGRIKDLIIRKGENVSPDELENELLGHPLVEEIAVLGQPDELRGELVCAVVRRSPRHRDVTLDELCTFLDERGLMKQKWPERLVLVDEFPLTGLGKVAKSELARKIAGGNT, encoded by the coding sequence GTGACGGCAGGCACCATCGCCGGATTACTCGACGACCGCGCCGCCGACCATCCGCACCGGCCACTCTTGCGTGATGCCGCGGGTACCACGTTGACCGTGTCCGAGGTCGCCGAGCTGTCGTCGGCCGCCACGACCTGGCTGGCCGACGCCGGCGTACAGCCCGGCATGACGGTGGCCTGGCAGCTGCCGTCCCATGTCAATGCCGCGATCGTGATGCTGGCCTTGGCCCGCATGCCTGTCGTGCAGGCCCCGGTGATCCACCTGTACCGGGTCCGCGAGGTGTGCGCTGCCGTCGAGGTGGCCGGTGCCGATGTCTTGCTGGTCGACGAATCCACAGCCGCCAACACCGTGTCCGGGGTGCCGACGATCACGGTGCCGGATGACTTCGGCGCGGCACTGCGCATGTCATCGCCCGCCGTGCCGCCGGATGCCGACCTAGCCGTCGCTGCCGAGCCGCGCTGGATCTATTTCACCTCCGGCACCACCGGCAGGCCGAAGGGCGTGCGCCACACGGACGCCACGTTGCTCAGCGCGTCACGCGGGTACGTCGCGCACCTTGGGCTGGGCAGCCATCCGCGCGAAGTCGGGACCATCGCCTTTCCCATCGCACACGTGGGCGGCATGGTCTATCTCGCCGCCGCGTTGATCGGCGACTTCCCGGTGTTGTTGGTGCCGAAGGTCGACTCCGATGACCTGCCCCGGTTGCTGGCCAAGCACGAAGTCACAGTCACAGGTGCCAGCACCGCGTTCTACCAAATGCTGGTGAGCGCTCAAATAGCCTCTCCGACAGACGAATTATTGATGCCATCACTGCGCATGCTCATCGGCGGCGGCGCCGCATGCCCACCCGAGGTGCATCGAAAGGTGCGGCAGCACCTACAGATACCCGTCGTGCACGCTTACGGAATGACAGAGGCCCCGATGATCTGCGTCAGCGAGGCCACCGACACCGAGGAGCAACTGGCCAACAGCGCCGGCCGCCCCATCCCCGGCTCACAGGTGCGGGTCGCCGGCACCGGCGAGATCGAGCTGCGCGGCGGCAACCTGAGCCCGGGATACACCGACCCCGATCAATGGGCACGCGCATTGACCGCAGACGGGTGGTTCCGCAGCGGCGACCGTGGCTACCTTCGCCCCGATGGCCGCATCGTGGTCACCGGCCGAATCAAGGACCTCATCATTCGCAAAGGCGAGAACGTTTCACCTGACGAGCTCGAGAACGAACTACTCGGCCATCCGCTCGTCGAGGAGATCGCGGTGCTCGGACAGCCCGACGAGCTGCGGGGGGAATTGGTGTGCGCGGTGGTGCGCCGTTCCCCACGGCATCGCGACGTCACCCTCGACGAACTGTGCACGTTCCTCGACGAACGCGGACTGATGAAGCAGAAGTGGCCGGAGCGGCTGGTCCTCGTCGACGAGTTCCCGCTGACGGGCCTCGGCAAGGTGGCCAAGTCTGAACTGGCCCGCAAGATCGCAGGAGGCAACACATGA
- a CDS encoding acyl-CoA dehydrogenase family protein gives MTALAVDEVRELTQSVRAACERLAPEERVRAVGYGEAYVDGADVGTGFDSTLWAALCNQVGVGAIALPERLGGAGYGASALGVVALELGRALAPVPFVSSMVLATGLLIELTEHDPDADKRLAGLVEGRRTAAAALTGDGGLWRRPAVTMKAASTRGTWLVDGTARHVLGATAADDLVVVAIGEDGEPAVFLVDPKADGVSVQPERVLDGTRPMATITLSVAPAIRLSGEEPVDEIVSRTVDMALAVLSAEQVGACERVLELATTYAITREQFNRPIGSFQAIKHKCANMLVDLEWARSASQAALEAFDTDDANTATEAQLRASMAKAVCSESLRNAAHANVQIHGGIGFTWENSAHLYFRRARTDEVLLGTPAQHWDRLTTLTNGSPLAPEEPPIPGHPSTGQPPRSSGVEFA, from the coding sequence ATGACGGCGCTAGCCGTGGACGAGGTTCGCGAGCTCACGCAGTCCGTGCGCGCAGCCTGCGAACGACTCGCACCCGAGGAGCGAGTGCGGGCGGTCGGCTACGGCGAGGCCTACGTCGACGGCGCGGACGTGGGTACCGGATTCGACAGCACCCTCTGGGCCGCGCTCTGCAACCAGGTCGGGGTAGGGGCCATTGCGCTGCCCGAACGCCTGGGCGGAGCGGGATACGGCGCCTCCGCACTCGGCGTGGTCGCGCTCGAACTCGGCCGTGCCCTCGCGCCGGTGCCGTTCGTCAGCTCGATGGTGCTGGCCACCGGGCTGCTGATCGAGTTGACCGAGCACGATCCCGATGCCGACAAGCGGCTTGCCGGACTCGTCGAAGGCCGACGCACCGCGGCGGCGGCACTGACCGGGGACGGCGGCCTGTGGCGGCGCCCCGCGGTGACCATGAAGGCGGCCAGTACCCGTGGGACGTGGCTCGTCGACGGCACCGCGCGCCACGTCCTGGGCGCTACCGCGGCCGACGACCTCGTCGTGGTCGCCATCGGCGAAGACGGTGAACCGGCCGTCTTCCTCGTCGATCCCAAAGCCGATGGCGTGTCGGTGCAGCCTGAACGGGTACTCGACGGCACCCGACCGATGGCCACGATCACCCTCAGCGTGGCGCCCGCGATCCGGTTATCGGGTGAGGAACCGGTTGACGAAATCGTTTCGCGCACCGTCGATATGGCATTGGCGGTGCTATCGGCCGAACAGGTCGGAGCGTGCGAACGGGTGCTGGAACTGGCCACCACCTACGCAATCACCCGAGAGCAGTTCAACCGTCCCATCGGCAGTTTTCAGGCCATCAAACATAAGTGCGCGAACATGCTGGTCGACCTCGAGTGGGCGCGATCGGCCTCCCAGGCCGCGCTCGAGGCGTTCGACACCGACGACGCGAATACCGCCACCGAGGCACAGCTGCGGGCCAGCATGGCAAAGGCGGTCTGCTCGGAGTCGCTGCGAAATGCCGCACACGCCAACGTCCAGATCCACGGGGGCATCGGCTTCACGTGGGAGAACTCCGCCCACCTCTACTTCCGCCGAGCCCGCACCGACGAGGTGCTACTCGGTACCCCCGCCCAACACTGGGACCGGTTGACGACGTTGACCAACGGGTCCCCTCTCGCACCTGAGGAGCCACCCATCCCGGGCCATCCGAGCACCGGCCAACCGCCAAGGAGTTCCGGTGTCGAGTTCGCCTGA
- a CDS encoding acyl-CoA dehydrogenase family protein — protein MSSSPDVVEDIGALRTTFREFLTAAPKPDGLRNYGPTPTADDVEPGRAWHRYLAEHGYTCLHWPLEYGGAAATVAYQAAFAEECARADVPRQLNITGADLVGPVLIKFGTPEQKARYLDGIRLGDAVWTQLFSEPGAGSDLAGVRTRAQRTATGWRIDGQKVWSSAAASADFGLLLARTGPEMHRGLSMFVVPMDAPGVTVRPLTQMDGESKFNEVFFDGAELDDDALVGGVGQGWAVAIVTLGRERLTLGSQAVSMFRLHERMVEAARNHDVLDPVLARSLTRLWSRMWLLRYTWQRAVDSGDLTSSAFSVLKLMTSETDQDLGDMATEVLGTDACVDPADDDLVHHMLVGRAQTILGGTSEIQRNILGERVLGLPKEPR, from the coding sequence GTGTCGAGTTCGCCTGACGTCGTCGAGGACATCGGCGCCCTGCGCACAACGTTTCGCGAATTCCTCACCGCTGCACCGAAACCGGACGGTCTGCGAAACTACGGTCCGACGCCCACGGCCGACGATGTCGAACCGGGCCGGGCATGGCACCGCTACCTCGCCGAGCACGGTTACACGTGCCTGCACTGGCCGCTCGAATACGGCGGGGCCGCAGCCACGGTGGCGTACCAGGCCGCATTCGCCGAAGAGTGCGCACGCGCGGATGTGCCGCGTCAGCTGAACATCACCGGGGCTGACTTGGTAGGCCCTGTGCTGATCAAGTTCGGCACGCCGGAGCAGAAGGCCCGCTATCTCGACGGCATCCGGCTCGGCGACGCAGTATGGACACAGTTGTTCTCCGAGCCCGGTGCGGGCTCGGATCTGGCCGGGGTACGCACCCGTGCACAGCGCACTGCGACGGGCTGGCGCATCGACGGCCAGAAGGTGTGGAGTTCGGCGGCGGCCTCGGCCGACTTCGGGCTGCTGCTCGCACGCACCGGTCCCGAAATGCACCGGGGCCTTTCGATGTTCGTCGTGCCGATGGACGCCCCGGGCGTCACGGTGCGCCCGCTGACCCAGATGGACGGCGAGAGCAAGTTCAACGAGGTCTTCTTCGACGGCGCCGAGCTCGACGACGACGCCCTCGTCGGCGGGGTCGGCCAGGGCTGGGCCGTCGCCATCGTGACCCTGGGACGGGAACGCCTGACGCTGGGATCCCAAGCGGTGTCGATGTTCCGGCTGCACGAGCGGATGGTCGAGGCTGCGCGCAATCACGATGTGCTCGACCCCGTGCTCGCTCGGTCGCTGACGCGGCTATGGTCGCGGATGTGGTTGCTGCGCTACACCTGGCAGCGGGCCGTCGACTCGGGCGATCTCACGTCGTCGGCGTTCTCCGTGCTCAAGCTGATGACCTCGGAGACCGACCAGGACCTCGGCGACATGGCCACCGAGGTTTTGGGTACCGACGCGTGCGTCGACCCGGCGGATGACGACCTGGTGCACCACATGCTGGTGGGGCGTGCTCAGACGATCCTCGGCGGTACCAGCGAGATTCAGCGCAACATCCTCGGCGAGCGGGTGCTCGGGCTCCCCAAAGAACCCCGGTGA
- a CDS encoding acetyl-CoA hydrolase/transferase C-terminal domain-containing protein, with translation MRTPDLADALRAAVRPHATVALGDGVGALRCLDDGSSIGAMLSAVAREVGSVRLLLGWLPAPLEGLDAAAFSEVAALMPGWGVRDVLRTPTARFVPTRLSVIGALLTGPLRPDLLITRLVERDGNLHFATEVSWQRELVDAGVPVLAIIDATAPMASALPALDPGQVRVIGHSADGPTRLPPKAPQEIHHALAESVLRFVPPGTRLQYGPGQLGTALLSGLTVPVHLDTGLLTDAVVDLEDRGLMATTPSATYLMGSDVLYEWADGKAILRGIDYTHDLTRLSRGAPLIAVNTAIEIDHYGQVNVEGVGDKVVGGIGGHPDYCAAGAMSRGGLSIIAVPSETNGRSPLVQHLSRPASTPAHDVDVIVTESGHADLRGAGWSQRRRLITELLSS, from the coding sequence TTGCGCACACCCGACCTGGCAGACGCGTTACGAGCGGCGGTGCGCCCACATGCGACGGTGGCGCTAGGGGATGGCGTCGGCGCGCTGCGGTGCCTCGACGACGGGTCGTCGATCGGGGCGATGCTGAGTGCCGTTGCCCGCGAGGTCGGCTCGGTGCGTCTGCTGCTGGGTTGGCTGCCCGCCCCGCTGGAGGGCCTCGACGCCGCTGCGTTCAGCGAGGTGGCCGCGCTCATGCCCGGCTGGGGTGTGCGTGACGTGCTACGCACGCCTACAGCACGTTTCGTCCCGACTCGGCTCTCGGTCATCGGCGCCCTGTTGACGGGGCCACTGCGGCCCGACCTACTGATCACCAGGCTCGTCGAACGCGACGGCAACCTCCACTTCGCAACCGAGGTGTCGTGGCAACGTGAACTCGTCGACGCCGGAGTGCCGGTACTGGCGATCATCGACGCCACGGCACCGATGGCCAGTGCACTGCCCGCCTTGGACCCCGGTCAGGTCAGGGTGATCGGCCACAGTGCGGACGGCCCCACACGGCTACCACCAAAGGCACCCCAAGAGATCCACCACGCACTCGCCGAATCCGTGTTGCGATTCGTCCCGCCGGGGACCCGCTTGCAATACGGGCCAGGCCAATTGGGCACCGCGCTCTTGAGCGGTCTGACGGTACCGGTGCACCTCGACACCGGTCTGCTGACCGACGCCGTCGTCGATCTCGAAGATCGGGGGCTCATGGCCACGACGCCGTCGGCGACCTATCTGATGGGCAGCGACGTGTTGTACGAGTGGGCAGACGGCAAGGCGATCCTGCGCGGCATCGACTACACCCACGATCTGACCAGACTGTCTCGCGGTGCCCCGTTGATCGCCGTCAACACCGCGATCGAGATCGATCACTACGGCCAGGTCAACGTCGAGGGGGTCGGCGACAAGGTGGTCGGCGGAATCGGGGGCCATCCCGACTACTGCGCCGCGGGGGCGATGAGCCGCGGTGGTTTGTCGATCATCGCCGTGCCTTCCGAGACCAACGGCCGCTCCCCGCTCGTGCAGCACCTGAGTCGCCCTGCCTCCACGCCCGCGCACGATGTCGACGTGATCGTCACCGAATCCGGTCACGCCGACCTACGAGGCGCCGGCTGGTCGCAGCGCCGGCGCCTGATCACCGAATTGTTGTCGAGCTGA
- a CDS encoding SDR family NAD(P)-dependent oxidoreductase, which yields MPEGPLTGKVVLVTGGGRGIGRSHCLQLAAQGAAVVVNDPGVGRDGSGGDGPGPAADVVAEIEALGGKAVAHTGSVSAWDDVADMIATAVDTFGSLTGVVNNAGILRDSMVAATTEADWDAVISVHLKGTFAVTRHACEYWRAQFKAGSPIDAHVVNTVSGAGLWGNVGQSAYGAAKAAIANLTIVTAMEAQRYGVAVNAISPLAASRMTAEVFGARADDPALDPARSSAVVAWLQSPQSAWLTGQILRVNGDKLTRIEGFTEAAGAYHAKDGVSLTFSEIGQAVSWLYRTSPRGLAGPLPAD from the coding sequence ATGCCTGAGGGCCCATTGACCGGCAAGGTCGTTCTGGTAACGGGTGGCGGCCGAGGGATCGGCCGCAGCCACTGCCTCCAGTTGGCCGCCCAGGGAGCGGCTGTCGTCGTCAACGATCCAGGAGTGGGTCGTGACGGATCCGGCGGCGACGGACCCGGCCCTGCCGCCGATGTCGTCGCCGAGATCGAGGCGCTGGGCGGCAAAGCCGTGGCACACACGGGCTCGGTGTCGGCGTGGGACGACGTCGCTGACATGATCGCCACTGCGGTCGACACGTTCGGCTCGCTGACCGGCGTGGTGAACAACGCGGGCATCCTGCGTGACTCCATGGTGGCGGCCACCACCGAAGCCGACTGGGATGCCGTCATCTCCGTCCACCTCAAGGGCACTTTCGCCGTCACCCGGCATGCCTGCGAGTACTGGCGCGCACAGTTCAAGGCCGGCAGCCCTATCGACGCGCACGTCGTGAACACAGTGTCCGGTGCCGGGCTGTGGGGCAACGTCGGGCAAAGTGCCTACGGCGCCGCCAAGGCGGCCATCGCCAACCTGACGATCGTCACCGCGATGGAGGCGCAGCGGTACGGCGTTGCGGTCAATGCGATCTCGCCGCTGGCCGCATCGCGCATGACCGCCGAGGTGTTCGGAGCTCGTGCCGACGATCCCGCGCTGGACCCCGCCCGCAGCTCCGCGGTCGTCGCCTGGTTGCAGTCCCCGCAGTCGGCCTGGCTGACCGGGCAAATCCTCCGCGTCAACGGCGACAAGCTCACCCGCATCGAAGGCTTCACCGAAGCCGCGGGCGCCTATCATGCCAAAGACGGCGTTTCTCTGACGTTTTCGGAGATCGGCCAGGCAGTCAGCTGGCTATACAGGACCTCGCCGCGGGGGCTGGCCGGCCCGCTTCCCGCGGATTAG
- a CDS encoding SDR family oxidoreductase → MAGKAYIVVGGTAGMGLAAATAVAGEGGSVVVVGRDEARAKDATEQLVETGDGSAYGLVYDVSQPGQAVSAVDEAVKLLGRLDGIAITMGTAGMMPIDSNDEAWDAAFHDVLLATTRSVQAALPHLAVNGGAIVTTSAYSSRAPHEPRLPYASLKAAVATFTRGIARTHGHSGIRANSIAPGAVETDALHAIRGYIAESKGYPYEEALERALVEDFGFDAALARPGQPEEMGALIAFLLSDIAAFVTGQTIFADGGAP, encoded by the coding sequence ATGGCGGGCAAGGCTTACATCGTCGTCGGCGGAACGGCCGGCATGGGGTTGGCGGCTGCGACGGCGGTGGCCGGCGAGGGAGGCTCGGTCGTGGTCGTCGGCCGCGATGAGGCCCGAGCCAAGGACGCGACCGAACAACTCGTCGAGACGGGCGATGGCTCGGCCTACGGACTAGTCTACGACGTGAGTCAGCCGGGTCAGGCTGTCTCGGCCGTCGACGAAGCGGTCAAGCTCCTCGGCAGACTCGATGGCATCGCGATCACCATGGGCACTGCGGGAATGATGCCGATCGACTCCAACGACGAGGCGTGGGACGCAGCGTTTCACGACGTCCTACTGGCGACGACCCGTAGCGTGCAGGCGGCGCTCCCGCACCTGGCGGTGAACGGCGGCGCCATCGTGACCACCTCGGCGTACTCGTCACGCGCGCCGCATGAACCACGGCTGCCCTATGCCAGCCTGAAGGCGGCGGTGGCCACGTTCACCCGTGGCATCGCGCGGACCCACGGCCACTCCGGCATCCGCGCGAACAGTATCGCGCCGGGTGCGGTGGAAACCGATGCACTGCATGCCATTCGCGGATATATCGCGGAGAGCAAGGGTTACCCCTACGAGGAGGCCTTGGAGCGCGCGCTGGTGGAGGACTTCGGTTTCGACGCCGCGCTCGCCCGGCCCGGGCAGCCTGAGGAGATGGGTGCGCTGATCGCCTTCCTGCTCTCTGACATCGCCGCCTTCGTCACCGGGCAGACCATCTTCGCCGATGGGGGAGCGCCCTAG